The proteins below come from a single Esox lucius isolate fEsoLuc1 chromosome 7, fEsoLuc1.pri, whole genome shotgun sequence genomic window:
- the map4k6 gene encoding mitogen-activated protein kinase kinase kinase kinase 6 isoform X3, which translates to MEAIGVSYSNPLDDYELLHRIGSGTYGDVFKARNLKTSVISAIKVVKLDPGDDISSIQQEITMIKECTHKNIVSYFGSYLRNNKLWICMEYCGGGSLQDIYHVTGPLNERQIAYVCRETLQGLRHLHETGKMHRDIKGANILLTERGDIKLADFGVAAEINASVAKRKSFIGTPYWMAPEVAAVEKKGGYNQLCDIWAVGITAIELAELQPPMFDLHPMRALMVMSKSNYQPPKLKEKTKWSADFHNFVKICLTKNPRKRPTAEKLLEHPFVSQLLTRTLFIELLDMASNPDLHKAQAMDESDLDTCSAFPDKIQSLGKHLTAHRTPSEEQFGQLKFGPPMRKETEPPDQGSYDEWSITDDQKNSPSLLECVEEALLERSLTIKRAPSAEHSPEDEDMDKCGTVRSVVPRNSSPLPAQSTGPIKSTANCDFTPPTVTPPFTGMAERSLFNSSIFSDSTFPFPSEAEGTLSDGQSPPSPCSPLWSTLSRKPEDSRGDCHGLPRTPKVHMGACFSKVFNGCPLKIHCAVTWVLPKTKDQHLILGTEEGIYTLNLNELHEDTMEKLLPQRCSWLYVMNNVLMSISGKSSQLCSQRLTTLFDQRRQKRQGHLSINTHRLSERINSRKFSVSGKISDTKGCRRCCVVRNPYTDSTFLCAVVPTGLVLLLWYEPLQKFMKLKNVAVSLPETLPIFELLVLETDELPQLCVGVRGPRVPVNDSERIHFDIIHLNDTPRAKSGTADHQSLKVIQVTQLDRDTVLIAFENSLKIVNMDGNPTTGMTSKLTFDFTIETLVCLQDSVLAFWKHGLKGISLHNNEVTQEITDESRIFRVLGTSRDIILQSTPTDNPSALSNLYILTGHESSY; encoded by the exons GCACGAAACCTGAAGACATCAGTGATATCTGCAATCAAAGTTGTAAAACTAGATCCAG GTGACGATATCTCATCTATCCAGCAGGAGATCACTATGATTAAGGAATGCACTCACAAGAACATTGTGTCCTATTTCGGCAGCTACCTCAG AAATAACAAGCTGTGGATCTGCATGGAGTACTGTGGAGGAGGTTCCCTGCAGGACATTTATCATG TTACTGGTCCCCTGAATGAGAGGCAGATTGCGTATGTGTGCAGGGAAACGCTACAG GGACTGCGTCACCTGCATGAAACTGGGAAAATGCACAGAGACATCAAG GGAGCCAACATTCTCCTGACAGAGCGGGGAGATATTAAACTGG CGGATTTTGGTGTTGCAGCTGAGATCAACGCCTCAGTTGCGAAGAGGAAATCCTTCATAGGCACGCCTTATTG GATGGCACCAGAGGTGGCAGCAGTGGAGAAAAAAGGCGGGTACAACCAGCTGTGCGACATCTGGGCAGTTGGCATCACGGCCATCGAGCTGGCAGAGCTTCAGCCGCCCATGTTTGACCTGCACCCCATGAG GGCCTTGATGGTAATGTCAAAGAGCAACTACCAGCCCCCCAAACTGAAGGAGAAGACCAAATG GTCAGCTGACTTTCACAACTTTGTGAAGATATGCCTGACCAAGAACCCTCGCAAACGGCCCACAGCGGAAAAACTTTTAGAG CACCCCTTTGTCAGTCAGCTGCTGACCAGGACCCTGTTCATTGAACTGCTGGACATGGCCAGCAACCCAGATCTGCACAAAGCACAGGCTATGGACGAGAGTGATCTTGAC ACGTGCAGTGCATTCCCTGATAAGATCCAGTCTTTAGGGAAACACCTGACAGCACACAGGACTCCATCCGAAGAACAGT TTGGTCAGCTAAAGTTTGGCCCTCCCATGAGGAAGGAGACTGAACCTCCTGACCAG GGTTCATATGACGAGTGGAGCATTACAGACGACCAGAAGAACTCCCC AAGTCTACTGGAATGTGTTGAAGAAGCATTACTTGAAAG GAGTTTAACCATAAAGAGAGCGCCCTCTGCTGAG CACTCTCCTGAAGATGAGGATATGGATAAATGTGGCACAGTGAGAAGTGTGGTGCCGAGGAATTCTTCCCCCCTGCCTGCACAGTCAACTGGCCCGATTAAATCAACTGCCAACTGTGACTTCACTCCTCCAACTGTCACACCTCCATTCACAGGGATGGCTGAACGATCTCTCTTCAACTCTAGCATCTTCTCTGACTCCACATTTCCCTTTCCGTCCGAAG CAGAGGGCACCCTATCAGACGGACAGTCTCCACCTTCTCCATGCTCTCCACTATGGAGCACGCTCAGTAGGAAACCTGAGGACTCT AGAGGCGATTGCCATGGACTTCCGCGTACGCCCAAAGTCCAC ATGGGGGCATGTTTTTCCAAGGTGTTTAACGGCTGTCCATTAAAGATCCACTGTGCTGTCACGTGGGTCCTGCCTAAAACTAAAG ATCAGCACCTAATCCTGGGGACAGAGGAGGGCATTTACACCCTGAACCTCAACGAGCTCCATGAGGACACCATGGAGAAG TTGTTACCTCAGAGGTGCAGCTGGCTGTATGTCATGAACAACGTGCTAATGTCTATCTCAG GGAAATCATCCCAGCTGTGCTCCCAGAGGCTGACCACCCTTTTTGATCAGCGCAGACAGAAGAGACAGGGCCACCTGTCCATCAACACCCACCGCCTCTCAGAGAGGATCAATTCCAG AAAGTTCTCTGTGTCTGGAAAGATATCAGATACCAAAGGCTGTCGACGCTGCTGTGTTG TGCGAAACCCGTACACTGACAGCACATTTTTGTGTGCGGTTGTACCAACTGGACTTGTCCTACTTCTGTGGTATGAGCCCCTTCAGAAGTTCATGAAACTCAAG AATGTAGCCGTGAGTCTCCCAgaaaccctccccatctttGAGCTGCTTGTCCTGGAGACAGACGAGCTGCCACAGCTGTGTGTGGGGGTGAGGGGGCCACGGGTCCCTGTCAACGACTCTGAGCGGATCCACTTTGACATCATCCACCTGAATGACACACCCAGAGCAAAGTCAGGTACTGCAG ATCATCAATCTCTGAAGGTGATTCAGGTGACACAGCTGGACAGAGACACAGTCCTTATTGCTTTTGAAA ACTCTTTGAAAATTGTGAACATGGATGGCAACCCAACAACAGGGATGACCTCAAAGTTGACCTTCGACTTCACCATTGAGACTCTCG TTTGTTTGCAGGACAGTGTGCTGGCCTTCTGGAAGCATGGACTTAAAGGGATAAGCCTGCATAATAATGAG GTCACACAAGAGATCACAGATGAAAGTCGAATATTCAGAGTCTTGGGAACCTCAAG GGACATTATCTTGCAGAGTACTCCCACGGACAATCCATCTGCCTTAAGCAACTTGTACATCCTGACAGGTCATGAAAGTAGCTACTGA
- the map4k6 gene encoding mitogen-activated protein kinase kinase kinase kinase 6 isoform X5, with product MEAIGVSYSNPLDDYELLHRIGSGTYGDVFKARNLKTSVISAIKVVKLDPGDDISSIQQEITMIKECTHKNIVSYFGSYLRNNKLWICMEYCGGGSLQDIYHVTGPLNERQIAYVCRETLQGLRHLHETGKMHRDIKGANILLTERGDIKLADFGVAAEINASVAKRKSFIGTPYWMAPEVAAVEKKGGYNQLCDIWAVGITAIELAELQPPMFDLHPMRALMVMSKSNYQPPKLKEKTKWSADFHNFVKICLTKNPRKRPTAEKLLEHPFVSQLLTRTLFIELLDMASNPDLHKAQAMDESDLDTCSAFPDKIQSLGKHLTAHRTPSEEQFGQLKFGPPMRKETEPPDQGSYDEWSITDDQKNSPSLLECVEEALLERSLTIKRAPSAEHSPEDEDMDKCGTVRSVVPRNSSPLPAQSTGPIKSTANCDFTPPTVTPPFTGMAERSLFNSSIFSDSTFPFPSEAEGTLSDGQSPPSPCSPLWSTLSRKPEDSRGDCHGLPRTPKVHMGACFSKVFNGCPLKIHCAVTWVLPKTKDQHLILGTEEGIYTLNLNELHEDTMEKLLPQRCSWLYVMNNVLMSISGKSSQLCSQRLTTLFDQRRQKRQGHLSINTHRLSERINSRKFSVSGKISDTKGCRRCCVVRNPYTDSTFLCAVVPTGLVLLLWYEPLQKFMKLKNVAVSLPETLPIFELLVLETDELPQLCVGVRGPRVPVNDSERIHFDIIHLNDTPRAKSDHQSLKVIQVTQLDRDTVLIAFENSLKIVNMDGNPTTGMTSKLTFDFTIETLVCLQDSVLAFWKHGLKGISLHNNEVTQEITDESRIFRVLGTSRDIILQSTPTDNPSALSNLYILTGHESSY from the exons GCACGAAACCTGAAGACATCAGTGATATCTGCAATCAAAGTTGTAAAACTAGATCCAG GTGACGATATCTCATCTATCCAGCAGGAGATCACTATGATTAAGGAATGCACTCACAAGAACATTGTGTCCTATTTCGGCAGCTACCTCAG AAATAACAAGCTGTGGATCTGCATGGAGTACTGTGGAGGAGGTTCCCTGCAGGACATTTATCATG TTACTGGTCCCCTGAATGAGAGGCAGATTGCGTATGTGTGCAGGGAAACGCTACAG GGACTGCGTCACCTGCATGAAACTGGGAAAATGCACAGAGACATCAAG GGAGCCAACATTCTCCTGACAGAGCGGGGAGATATTAAACTGG CGGATTTTGGTGTTGCAGCTGAGATCAACGCCTCAGTTGCGAAGAGGAAATCCTTCATAGGCACGCCTTATTG GATGGCACCAGAGGTGGCAGCAGTGGAGAAAAAAGGCGGGTACAACCAGCTGTGCGACATCTGGGCAGTTGGCATCACGGCCATCGAGCTGGCAGAGCTTCAGCCGCCCATGTTTGACCTGCACCCCATGAG GGCCTTGATGGTAATGTCAAAGAGCAACTACCAGCCCCCCAAACTGAAGGAGAAGACCAAATG GTCAGCTGACTTTCACAACTTTGTGAAGATATGCCTGACCAAGAACCCTCGCAAACGGCCCACAGCGGAAAAACTTTTAGAG CACCCCTTTGTCAGTCAGCTGCTGACCAGGACCCTGTTCATTGAACTGCTGGACATGGCCAGCAACCCAGATCTGCACAAAGCACAGGCTATGGACGAGAGTGATCTTGAC ACGTGCAGTGCATTCCCTGATAAGATCCAGTCTTTAGGGAAACACCTGACAGCACACAGGACTCCATCCGAAGAACAGT TTGGTCAGCTAAAGTTTGGCCCTCCCATGAGGAAGGAGACTGAACCTCCTGACCAG GGTTCATATGACGAGTGGAGCATTACAGACGACCAGAAGAACTCCCC AAGTCTACTGGAATGTGTTGAAGAAGCATTACTTGAAAG GAGTTTAACCATAAAGAGAGCGCCCTCTGCTGAG CACTCTCCTGAAGATGAGGATATGGATAAATGTGGCACAGTGAGAAGTGTGGTGCCGAGGAATTCTTCCCCCCTGCCTGCACAGTCAACTGGCCCGATTAAATCAACTGCCAACTGTGACTTCACTCCTCCAACTGTCACACCTCCATTCACAGGGATGGCTGAACGATCTCTCTTCAACTCTAGCATCTTCTCTGACTCCACATTTCCCTTTCCGTCCGAAG CAGAGGGCACCCTATCAGACGGACAGTCTCCACCTTCTCCATGCTCTCCACTATGGAGCACGCTCAGTAGGAAACCTGAGGACTCT AGAGGCGATTGCCATGGACTTCCGCGTACGCCCAAAGTCCAC ATGGGGGCATGTTTTTCCAAGGTGTTTAACGGCTGTCCATTAAAGATCCACTGTGCTGTCACGTGGGTCCTGCCTAAAACTAAAG ATCAGCACCTAATCCTGGGGACAGAGGAGGGCATTTACACCCTGAACCTCAACGAGCTCCATGAGGACACCATGGAGAAG TTGTTACCTCAGAGGTGCAGCTGGCTGTATGTCATGAACAACGTGCTAATGTCTATCTCAG GGAAATCATCCCAGCTGTGCTCCCAGAGGCTGACCACCCTTTTTGATCAGCGCAGACAGAAGAGACAGGGCCACCTGTCCATCAACACCCACCGCCTCTCAGAGAGGATCAATTCCAG AAAGTTCTCTGTGTCTGGAAAGATATCAGATACCAAAGGCTGTCGACGCTGCTGTGTTG TGCGAAACCCGTACACTGACAGCACATTTTTGTGTGCGGTTGTACCAACTGGACTTGTCCTACTTCTGTGGTATGAGCCCCTTCAGAAGTTCATGAAACTCAAG AATGTAGCCGTGAGTCTCCCAgaaaccctccccatctttGAGCTGCTTGTCCTGGAGACAGACGAGCTGCCACAGCTGTGTGTGGGGGTGAGGGGGCCACGGGTCCCTGTCAACGACTCTGAGCGGATCCACTTTGACATCATCCACCTGAATGACACACCCAGAGCAAAGTCAG ATCATCAATCTCTGAAGGTGATTCAGGTGACACAGCTGGACAGAGACACAGTCCTTATTGCTTTTGAAA ACTCTTTGAAAATTGTGAACATGGATGGCAACCCAACAACAGGGATGACCTCAAAGTTGACCTTCGACTTCACCATTGAGACTCTCG TTTGTTTGCAGGACAGTGTGCTGGCCTTCTGGAAGCATGGACTTAAAGGGATAAGCCTGCATAATAATGAG GTCACACAAGAGATCACAGATGAAAGTCGAATATTCAGAGTCTTGGGAACCTCAAG GGACATTATCTTGCAGAGTACTCCCACGGACAATCCATCTGCCTTAAGCAACTTGTACATCCTGACAGGTCATGAAAGTAGCTACTGA
- the map4k6 gene encoding mitogen-activated protein kinase kinase kinase kinase 6 isoform X2 codes for MEAIGVSYSNPLDDYELLHRIGSGTYGDVFKARNLKTSVISAIKVVKLDPGDDISSIQQEITMIKECTHKNIVSYFGSYLRNNKLWICMEYCGGGSLQDIYHVTGPLNERQIAYVCRETLQGLRHLHETGKMHRDIKGANILLTERGDIKLADFGVAAEINASVAKRKSFIGTPYWMAPEVAAVEKKGGYNQLCDIWAVGITAIELAELQPPMFDLHPMRALMVMSKSNYQPPKLKEKTKWSADFHNFVKICLTKNPRKRPTAEKLLEHPFVSQLLTRTLFIELLDMASNPDLHKAQAMDESDLDTCSAFPDKIQSLGKHLTAHRTPSEEQFGQLKFGPPMRKETEPPDQGSYDEWSITDDQKNSPCRSLLECVEEALLERSLTIKRAPSAEHSPEDEDMDKCGTVRSVVPRNSSPLPAQSTGPIKSTANCDFTPPTVTPPFTGMAERSLFNSSIFSDSTFPFPSEEGTLSDGQSPPSPCSPLWSTLSRKPEDSRGDCHGLPRTPKVHMGACFSKVFNGCPLKIHCAVTWVLPKTKDQHLILGTEEGIYTLNLNELHEDTMEKLLPQRCSWLYVMNNVLMSISGKSSQLCSQRLTTLFDQRRQKRQGHLSINTHRLSERINSRKFSVSGKISDTKGCRRCCVVRNPYTDSTFLCAVVPTGLVLLLWYEPLQKFMKLKNVAVSLPETLPIFELLVLETDELPQLCVGVRGPRVPVNDSERIHFDIIHLNDTPRAKSGTADHQSLKVIQVTQLDRDTVLIAFENSLKIVNMDGNPTTGMTSKLTFDFTIETLVCLQDSVLAFWKHGLKGISLHNNEVTQEITDESRIFRVLGTSRDIILQSTPTDNPSALSNLYILTGHESSY; via the exons GCACGAAACCTGAAGACATCAGTGATATCTGCAATCAAAGTTGTAAAACTAGATCCAG GTGACGATATCTCATCTATCCAGCAGGAGATCACTATGATTAAGGAATGCACTCACAAGAACATTGTGTCCTATTTCGGCAGCTACCTCAG AAATAACAAGCTGTGGATCTGCATGGAGTACTGTGGAGGAGGTTCCCTGCAGGACATTTATCATG TTACTGGTCCCCTGAATGAGAGGCAGATTGCGTATGTGTGCAGGGAAACGCTACAG GGACTGCGTCACCTGCATGAAACTGGGAAAATGCACAGAGACATCAAG GGAGCCAACATTCTCCTGACAGAGCGGGGAGATATTAAACTGG CGGATTTTGGTGTTGCAGCTGAGATCAACGCCTCAGTTGCGAAGAGGAAATCCTTCATAGGCACGCCTTATTG GATGGCACCAGAGGTGGCAGCAGTGGAGAAAAAAGGCGGGTACAACCAGCTGTGCGACATCTGGGCAGTTGGCATCACGGCCATCGAGCTGGCAGAGCTTCAGCCGCCCATGTTTGACCTGCACCCCATGAG GGCCTTGATGGTAATGTCAAAGAGCAACTACCAGCCCCCCAAACTGAAGGAGAAGACCAAATG GTCAGCTGACTTTCACAACTTTGTGAAGATATGCCTGACCAAGAACCCTCGCAAACGGCCCACAGCGGAAAAACTTTTAGAG CACCCCTTTGTCAGTCAGCTGCTGACCAGGACCCTGTTCATTGAACTGCTGGACATGGCCAGCAACCCAGATCTGCACAAAGCACAGGCTATGGACGAGAGTGATCTTGAC ACGTGCAGTGCATTCCCTGATAAGATCCAGTCTTTAGGGAAACACCTGACAGCACACAGGACTCCATCCGAAGAACAGT TTGGTCAGCTAAAGTTTGGCCCTCCCATGAGGAAGGAGACTGAACCTCCTGACCAG GGTTCATATGACGAGTGGAGCATTACAGACGACCAGAAGAACTCCCC GTGCAGAAGTCTACTGGAATGTGTTGAAGAAGCATTACTTGAAAG GAGTTTAACCATAAAGAGAGCGCCCTCTGCTGAG CACTCTCCTGAAGATGAGGATATGGATAAATGTGGCACAGTGAGAAGTGTGGTGCCGAGGAATTCTTCCCCCCTGCCTGCACAGTCAACTGGCCCGATTAAATCAACTGCCAACTGTGACTTCACTCCTCCAACTGTCACACCTCCATTCACAGGGATGGCTGAACGATCTCTCTTCAACTCTAGCATCTTCTCTGACTCCACATTTCCCTTTCCGTCCGAAG AGGGCACCCTATCAGACGGACAGTCTCCACCTTCTCCATGCTCTCCACTATGGAGCACGCTCAGTAGGAAACCTGAGGACTCT AGAGGCGATTGCCATGGACTTCCGCGTACGCCCAAAGTCCAC ATGGGGGCATGTTTTTCCAAGGTGTTTAACGGCTGTCCATTAAAGATCCACTGTGCTGTCACGTGGGTCCTGCCTAAAACTAAAG ATCAGCACCTAATCCTGGGGACAGAGGAGGGCATTTACACCCTGAACCTCAACGAGCTCCATGAGGACACCATGGAGAAG TTGTTACCTCAGAGGTGCAGCTGGCTGTATGTCATGAACAACGTGCTAATGTCTATCTCAG GGAAATCATCCCAGCTGTGCTCCCAGAGGCTGACCACCCTTTTTGATCAGCGCAGACAGAAGAGACAGGGCCACCTGTCCATCAACACCCACCGCCTCTCAGAGAGGATCAATTCCAG AAAGTTCTCTGTGTCTGGAAAGATATCAGATACCAAAGGCTGTCGACGCTGCTGTGTTG TGCGAAACCCGTACACTGACAGCACATTTTTGTGTGCGGTTGTACCAACTGGACTTGTCCTACTTCTGTGGTATGAGCCCCTTCAGAAGTTCATGAAACTCAAG AATGTAGCCGTGAGTCTCCCAgaaaccctccccatctttGAGCTGCTTGTCCTGGAGACAGACGAGCTGCCACAGCTGTGTGTGGGGGTGAGGGGGCCACGGGTCCCTGTCAACGACTCTGAGCGGATCCACTTTGACATCATCCACCTGAATGACACACCCAGAGCAAAGTCAGGTACTGCAG ATCATCAATCTCTGAAGGTGATTCAGGTGACACAGCTGGACAGAGACACAGTCCTTATTGCTTTTGAAA ACTCTTTGAAAATTGTGAACATGGATGGCAACCCAACAACAGGGATGACCTCAAAGTTGACCTTCGACTTCACCATTGAGACTCTCG TTTGTTTGCAGGACAGTGTGCTGGCCTTCTGGAAGCATGGACTTAAAGGGATAAGCCTGCATAATAATGAG GTCACACAAGAGATCACAGATGAAAGTCGAATATTCAGAGTCTTGGGAACCTCAAG GGACATTATCTTGCAGAGTACTCCCACGGACAATCCATCTGCCTTAAGCAACTTGTACATCCTGACAGGTCATGAAAGTAGCTACTGA
- the map4k6 gene encoding mitogen-activated protein kinase kinase kinase kinase 6 isoform X4 — MEAIGVSYSNPLDDYELLHRIGSGTYGDVFKARNLKTSVISAIKVVKLDPGDDISSIQQEITMIKECTHKNIVSYFGSYLRNNKLWICMEYCGGGSLQDIYHVTGPLNERQIAYVCRETLQGLRHLHETGKMHRDIKGANILLTERGDIKLADFGVAAEINASVAKRKSFIGTPYWMAPEVAAVEKKGGYNQLCDIWAVGITAIELAELQPPMFDLHPMRALMVMSKSNYQPPKLKEKTKWSADFHNFVKICLTKNPRKRPTAEKLLEHPFVSQLLTRTLFIELLDMASNPDLHKAQAMDESDLDTCSAFPDKIQSLGKHLTAHRTPSEEQFGQLKFGPPMRKETEPPDQGSYDEWSITDDQKNSPCRSLLECVEEALLERSLTIKRAPSAEHSPEDEDMDKCGTVRSVVPRNSSPLPAQSTGPIKSTANCDFTPPTVTPPFTGMAERSLFNSSIFSDSTFPFPSEAEGTLSDGQSPPSPCSPLWSTLSRKPEDSRGDCHGLPRTPKVHMGACFSKVFNGCPLKIHCAVTWVLPKTKDQHLILGTEEGIYTLNLNELHEDTMEKLLPQRCSWLYVMNNVLMSISGKSSQLCSQRLTTLFDQRRQKRQGHLSINTHRLSERINSRKFSVSGKISDTKGCRRCCVVRNPYTDSTFLCAVVPTGLVLLLWYEPLQKFMKLKNVAVSLPETLPIFELLVLETDELPQLCVGVRGPRVPVNDSERIHFDIIHLNDTPRAKSDHQSLKVIQVTQLDRDTVLIAFENSLKIVNMDGNPTTGMTSKLTFDFTIETLVCLQDSVLAFWKHGLKGISLHNNEVTQEITDESRIFRVLGTSRDIILQSTPTDNPSALSNLYILTGHESSY; from the exons GCACGAAACCTGAAGACATCAGTGATATCTGCAATCAAAGTTGTAAAACTAGATCCAG GTGACGATATCTCATCTATCCAGCAGGAGATCACTATGATTAAGGAATGCACTCACAAGAACATTGTGTCCTATTTCGGCAGCTACCTCAG AAATAACAAGCTGTGGATCTGCATGGAGTACTGTGGAGGAGGTTCCCTGCAGGACATTTATCATG TTACTGGTCCCCTGAATGAGAGGCAGATTGCGTATGTGTGCAGGGAAACGCTACAG GGACTGCGTCACCTGCATGAAACTGGGAAAATGCACAGAGACATCAAG GGAGCCAACATTCTCCTGACAGAGCGGGGAGATATTAAACTGG CGGATTTTGGTGTTGCAGCTGAGATCAACGCCTCAGTTGCGAAGAGGAAATCCTTCATAGGCACGCCTTATTG GATGGCACCAGAGGTGGCAGCAGTGGAGAAAAAAGGCGGGTACAACCAGCTGTGCGACATCTGGGCAGTTGGCATCACGGCCATCGAGCTGGCAGAGCTTCAGCCGCCCATGTTTGACCTGCACCCCATGAG GGCCTTGATGGTAATGTCAAAGAGCAACTACCAGCCCCCCAAACTGAAGGAGAAGACCAAATG GTCAGCTGACTTTCACAACTTTGTGAAGATATGCCTGACCAAGAACCCTCGCAAACGGCCCACAGCGGAAAAACTTTTAGAG CACCCCTTTGTCAGTCAGCTGCTGACCAGGACCCTGTTCATTGAACTGCTGGACATGGCCAGCAACCCAGATCTGCACAAAGCACAGGCTATGGACGAGAGTGATCTTGAC ACGTGCAGTGCATTCCCTGATAAGATCCAGTCTTTAGGGAAACACCTGACAGCACACAGGACTCCATCCGAAGAACAGT TTGGTCAGCTAAAGTTTGGCCCTCCCATGAGGAAGGAGACTGAACCTCCTGACCAG GGTTCATATGACGAGTGGAGCATTACAGACGACCAGAAGAACTCCCC GTGCAGAAGTCTACTGGAATGTGTTGAAGAAGCATTACTTGAAAG GAGTTTAACCATAAAGAGAGCGCCCTCTGCTGAG CACTCTCCTGAAGATGAGGATATGGATAAATGTGGCACAGTGAGAAGTGTGGTGCCGAGGAATTCTTCCCCCCTGCCTGCACAGTCAACTGGCCCGATTAAATCAACTGCCAACTGTGACTTCACTCCTCCAACTGTCACACCTCCATTCACAGGGATGGCTGAACGATCTCTCTTCAACTCTAGCATCTTCTCTGACTCCACATTTCCCTTTCCGTCCGAAG CAGAGGGCACCCTATCAGACGGACAGTCTCCACCTTCTCCATGCTCTCCACTATGGAGCACGCTCAGTAGGAAACCTGAGGACTCT AGAGGCGATTGCCATGGACTTCCGCGTACGCCCAAAGTCCAC ATGGGGGCATGTTTTTCCAAGGTGTTTAACGGCTGTCCATTAAAGATCCACTGTGCTGTCACGTGGGTCCTGCCTAAAACTAAAG ATCAGCACCTAATCCTGGGGACAGAGGAGGGCATTTACACCCTGAACCTCAACGAGCTCCATGAGGACACCATGGAGAAG TTGTTACCTCAGAGGTGCAGCTGGCTGTATGTCATGAACAACGTGCTAATGTCTATCTCAG GGAAATCATCCCAGCTGTGCTCCCAGAGGCTGACCACCCTTTTTGATCAGCGCAGACAGAAGAGACAGGGCCACCTGTCCATCAACACCCACCGCCTCTCAGAGAGGATCAATTCCAG AAAGTTCTCTGTGTCTGGAAAGATATCAGATACCAAAGGCTGTCGACGCTGCTGTGTTG TGCGAAACCCGTACACTGACAGCACATTTTTGTGTGCGGTTGTACCAACTGGACTTGTCCTACTTCTGTGGTATGAGCCCCTTCAGAAGTTCATGAAACTCAAG AATGTAGCCGTGAGTCTCCCAgaaaccctccccatctttGAGCTGCTTGTCCTGGAGACAGACGAGCTGCCACAGCTGTGTGTGGGGGTGAGGGGGCCACGGGTCCCTGTCAACGACTCTGAGCGGATCCACTTTGACATCATCCACCTGAATGACACACCCAGAGCAAAGTCAG ATCATCAATCTCTGAAGGTGATTCAGGTGACACAGCTGGACAGAGACACAGTCCTTATTGCTTTTGAAA ACTCTTTGAAAATTGTGAACATGGATGGCAACCCAACAACAGGGATGACCTCAAAGTTGACCTTCGACTTCACCATTGAGACTCTCG TTTGTTTGCAGGACAGTGTGCTGGCCTTCTGGAAGCATGGACTTAAAGGGATAAGCCTGCATAATAATGAG GTCACACAAGAGATCACAGATGAAAGTCGAATATTCAGAGTCTTGGGAACCTCAAG GGACATTATCTTGCAGAGTACTCCCACGGACAATCCATCTGCCTTAAGCAACTTGTACATCCTGACAGGTCATGAAAGTAGCTACTGA